In the Gemmatimonas sp. genome, one interval contains:
- the proS gene encoding proline--tRNA ligase — MSDDKKLTTRADNFSEWYNELVLRSELADYSPVRGCMVIRPHGYGIWERMQRALDDMFKATGHVNAYFPLFIPESFLSKEAEHVEGFAPECAVVTMGGGKVLEERLVVRPTSETIIYSMFAKWVQSYRDLPLLYNQWANVVRWEMRTRLFLRTMEFLWQEGHTAHATHDEAEEETRRMLGVYREFMEGYMAMPVITGQKTNSEKFAGALRTYACEAMMQDNKALQAGTSHNLGQNFAKAFDLSFQNEQGEQAFAWNTSWGVSTRMIGGLVMTHGDDAGLRLPPKLTPIQLVIVPIWKTEEERAATVEMAKRIADDLGSFKRPDHERIRVHVDDRIGVKPGAKYYHWELRGIPLRMEIGPRDLASNTGMLARRDTREKRPISFDTLRTELPAVLDTIQADMLAAARARVEANTIRERISYDKFKEVMDGPGAFVYAGWNGDPAVEQQVKEETKATIRVIPDLEYRSPEAPTTCMVTGEPAKYEVVWARSY; from the coding sequence ATGAGTGACGACAAGAAACTGACCACACGCGCCGACAACTTCAGCGAGTGGTACAACGAGTTGGTCCTGCGTTCGGAGCTCGCCGACTATTCGCCAGTGCGCGGGTGCATGGTCATCCGGCCGCACGGCTATGGCATCTGGGAGCGCATGCAGCGCGCGCTCGACGACATGTTCAAGGCGACCGGTCACGTGAACGCCTACTTCCCGCTGTTCATTCCGGAGAGCTTCCTCTCGAAGGAAGCGGAGCACGTGGAAGGCTTCGCGCCGGAATGCGCCGTCGTCACGATGGGTGGCGGCAAAGTGCTCGAGGAACGTCTCGTGGTGCGCCCCACGTCGGAGACGATCATCTACTCCATGTTCGCAAAGTGGGTGCAGAGCTATCGCGACTTGCCGTTGCTGTACAATCAGTGGGCGAACGTCGTGCGCTGGGAGATGCGCACACGCCTGTTCCTGCGCACCATGGAGTTTCTCTGGCAGGAAGGCCATACGGCGCACGCCACGCACGACGAGGCCGAGGAAGAGACGCGTCGCATGCTGGGCGTGTACCGTGAGTTCATGGAAGGCTACATGGCCATGCCCGTGATCACTGGGCAGAAGACGAACTCCGAGAAGTTCGCCGGCGCGCTGCGCACGTACGCCTGTGAAGCGATGATGCAGGACAACAAGGCGCTGCAGGCCGGCACGTCGCACAACCTCGGACAGAATTTCGCGAAGGCGTTCGACCTCAGCTTCCAGAACGAGCAGGGCGAACAGGCGTTCGCATGGAACACCAGCTGGGGCGTCTCCACGCGCATGATTGGCGGCCTCGTGATGACGCACGGCGACGACGCGGGACTTCGCCTTCCGCCAAAGCTCACGCCGATTCAGCTGGTGATCGTGCCGATCTGGAAGACCGAAGAGGAGCGCGCGGCCACCGTCGAGATGGCGAAGCGTATCGCCGATGATCTGGGCAGCTTCAAGCGCCCGGACCACGAGCGGATCCGCGTGCACGTGGACGACCGCATCGGGGTGAAGCCCGGCGCGAAGTACTATCACTGGGAGTTGCGCGGCATTCCGCTGCGCATGGAAATCGGTCCTCGCGATTTGGCGTCCAACACCGGCATGCTGGCGCGTCGCGACACCCGTGAGAAGCGCCCCATCAGCTTCGACACCCTGCGCACCGAATTGCCCGCCGTGCTCGATACGATTCAAGCGGACATGCTCGCCGCGGCCCGTGCCCGAGTGGAAGCGAACACGATCCGCGAGCGCATCAGCTACGACAAGTTCAAGGAAGTGATGGACGGCCCGGGCGCGTTCGTGTATGCCGGTTGGAACGGTGATCCGGCGGTGGAACAACAGGTCAAGGAAGAGACGAAGGCGACGATCCGCGTCATTCCCGATCTGGAATACCGCTCGCCGGAAGCACCCACGACGTGCATGGTGACGGGTGAGCCGGCGAAGTATGAGGTCGTGTGGGCTCGCTCGTACTGA
- a CDS encoding NAD(P)-binding domain-containing protein has protein sequence MLARSARIAVIGAGPSGITAVKNLLDAGFTDVVCFDRNEAVGGNWLFRLETSHSSVFETTHIISSKTLSQYHDFPMPSWFPDYPSHEQLAHYFQSYADHFGVTPRVRFGSDVVRVAPLPGEQWAMTVRAGDVEFHEVFDAVVVANGHHWRPRMPSYPGEFSGITMHSHGYKRAAPFTGQRVLVIGGGNSACDVAVETARVSATTELSWRRGYWIVPKFLFGQPSDVVGQRTQWMPRAVRSRINQFLLRLLQGANRDYGLPEPDHAFGATHPTVNSELFYALRHGHITPRPDIARFDGPTVHFVDGTQADYDIIVACTGYWIAHPFLSPDVADFSQGPVPLYLRMFPARFPTLSFVGLFQPLGCIWPAAELQAKVLARRLSGAWVPPRDLEGAIAEELAHPDYPQLDTPRHTITVDYHKFKARLLKQLPANWRSTTATAAVD, from the coding sequence ATGTTGGCCCGAAGCGCACGCATCGCCGTGATCGGTGCCGGACCGTCCGGCATCACCGCGGTCAAGAATCTGCTCGATGCGGGTTTCACCGACGTCGTGTGCTTCGACCGCAACGAGGCGGTCGGCGGGAATTGGCTCTTCCGACTCGAGACGTCGCACTCGAGCGTCTTCGAGACGACGCACATCATCAGTTCGAAGACGCTGTCGCAGTACCACGACTTTCCGATGCCGTCGTGGTTCCCCGACTACCCGTCGCACGAGCAACTCGCGCACTACTTCCAGAGCTACGCCGACCATTTTGGCGTCACGCCGCGCGTGCGCTTCGGGAGTGATGTCGTACGCGTAGCGCCGCTCCCAGGCGAGCAATGGGCGATGACCGTTCGCGCGGGAGATGTCGAGTTCCATGAGGTTTTCGACGCGGTGGTCGTGGCCAACGGGCATCATTGGCGCCCGCGTATGCCGTCGTATCCGGGAGAGTTCAGCGGCATCACGATGCATTCGCATGGCTACAAGCGCGCCGCGCCGTTCACCGGTCAACGGGTGCTCGTGATCGGTGGCGGAAATTCGGCGTGCGATGTCGCCGTGGAAACGGCTCGAGTTTCGGCCACCACGGAGCTGTCGTGGCGCCGCGGCTACTGGATCGTGCCAAAGTTCCTCTTCGGCCAGCCGAGTGACGTCGTCGGGCAGCGTACGCAGTGGATGCCTCGCGCGGTACGTTCGCGCATCAACCAATTTCTGCTGCGCCTGTTGCAAGGCGCCAATCGTGACTACGGGCTACCCGAGCCGGATCACGCGTTCGGAGCGACGCACCCCACGGTGAATTCCGAGCTGTTCTACGCGCTGCGCCACGGGCACATCACGCCTCGACCGGATATCGCGCGTTTCGATGGGCCTACCGTCCACTTCGTCGACGGGACGCAGGCCGACTACGACATCATCGTCGCGTGCACCGGATACTGGATCGCGCACCCGTTCCTCTCCCCCGACGTCGCCGACTTCTCCCAAGGTCCGGTTCCGCTGTATCTGCGGATGTTCCCCGCGCGATTTCCAACGCTGTCGTTCGTCGGCCTCTTTCAGCCGCTGGGTTGCATCTGGCCAGCGGCCGAGTTGCAGGCGAAGGTGCTCGCGAGGCGTCTGTCCGGCGCCTGGGTGCCACCCAGAGACCTCGAAGGGGCGATTGCCGAGGAACTGGCCCATCCGGACTATCCGCAGCTCGATACGCCGCGCCACACGATCACGGTGGACTACCACAAGTTCAAGGCGCGTCTGCTGAAGCAACTGCCGGCGAATTGGCGCTCGACCACGGCGACCGCGGCGGTCGACTAA
- a CDS encoding metallophosphoesterase encodes MRIGLLSDTHDRVPAVRELLEQMIAGGVSIVMHAGDYCSPFTLQPFHDLSVPLLGVFGRNDGDQDALQAAAKSGFGATELYESPHSFDLGGKSVLLIHDLADVHQRSIDGHEVVVHGFTHIPEMKSRGDTMLVNPGEGCGWLHGAPTGAILDLDTKAVEFLKLTGPEWKF; translated from the coding sequence ATGCGGATCGGCTTACTGTCGGATACCCATGACCGCGTGCCTGCCGTCCGCGAACTCCTCGAGCAGATGATTGCCGGTGGGGTGTCGATCGTGATGCACGCCGGCGACTACTGCTCGCCGTTCACGCTGCAGCCGTTTCACGATCTGTCGGTGCCGCTGCTCGGTGTGTTCGGACGCAATGATGGTGACCAGGACGCGCTTCAGGCGGCGGCCAAGTCTGGCTTCGGCGCCACAGAACTGTACGAATCGCCACACAGCTTCGACCTTGGCGGCAAGTCGGTGCTGCTCATTCACGATCTTGCCGATGTGCATCAGCGCTCCATCGACGGGCATGAAGTCGTGGTGCACGGCTTCACGCACATTCCCGAAATGAAGTCGCGCGGGGATACCATGCTGGTGAATCCCGGCGAAGGCTGTGGCTGGCTGCACGGCGCGCCCACTGGTGCCATTCTCGATCTCGACACGAAGGCCGTCGAGTTCCTCAAGCTTACCGGTCCGGAGTGGAAGTTCTGA
- the lysA gene encoding diaminopimelate decarboxylase, producing the protein MGSLVLNDAMPSSTSEPAFPRRGGVLHAEQVPLPAIAAAVGTPTYVYSANTIRARLQRLEQAFASVPHRIHFAMKANSNLAVLRLLHELGAGVDIVSGGELFRAREAGFTGRDVVFSGVGKTVREIEQALEERVLLINVESEAELVTIDAVAGRQGVVAPIAIRVNPEVTVDTPHAYIKTGEKGQKFGIPRDDVSRLVAMVHELPHVALRGMGMHLGSQIGNADPMRDALPRLLAAIASARADGHAIAYMDVGGGLAVPYHADERDADVDDYAAIVLAAARETGLTLLLEPGRFLVAEAGALITEVLYRKHAAGKDFIVTDAGMNDLVRPALYQAYHRIDAVESIEGTVVADVVGPICESGDFFAKDRPMPDVAAGALLAVHTAGAYGYTMSSNYNSRPRPAEVMVDGDRFAVITERERLEDLVRHERAHLQWRTA; encoded by the coding sequence GTGGGCTCGCTCGTACTGAACGACGCGATGCCTTCGTCGACCTCCGAACCGGCGTTTCCACGGCGGGGCGGTGTCTTGCACGCGGAGCAGGTGCCCCTGCCGGCCATCGCGGCCGCGGTAGGCACCCCCACGTACGTGTACAGCGCGAATACGATCCGCGCCCGCCTGCAGCGCCTCGAGCAGGCGTTCGCGAGCGTGCCGCACCGTATTCATTTCGCGATGAAGGCCAATTCGAATCTCGCGGTGCTGCGTTTGCTGCATGAGCTCGGAGCCGGCGTTGACATCGTGTCGGGCGGGGAGCTCTTCCGTGCCCGCGAAGCCGGATTCACCGGCCGCGATGTGGTGTTCAGTGGCGTCGGAAAGACGGTACGCGAGATCGAGCAGGCGCTCGAGGAACGCGTGCTGCTGATCAACGTCGAGTCGGAAGCGGAACTGGTCACCATCGACGCCGTCGCGGGCCGCCAAGGCGTCGTGGCGCCCATCGCGATCCGGGTGAACCCCGAGGTGACCGTCGATACGCCGCATGCGTACATCAAGACCGGCGAGAAGGGGCAGAAGTTCGGGATCCCGCGTGATGACGTGTCGCGTCTCGTCGCCATGGTGCACGAGCTGCCGCATGTCGCCTTGCGGGGCATGGGCATGCACCTTGGCTCGCAGATCGGCAACGCCGATCCGATGCGTGACGCGCTGCCGCGGCTGCTCGCGGCCATTGCATCGGCGCGTGCCGATGGTCACGCCATCGCATACATGGATGTCGGCGGCGGATTGGCCGTACCGTATCACGCCGATGAGCGCGATGCCGACGTGGACGACTATGCGGCGATCGTGCTCGCCGCCGCCCGCGAGACCGGGCTGACGCTGCTGCTCGAACCGGGACGATTTCTCGTCGCGGAAGCGGGCGCGCTCATTACGGAAGTGCTGTATCGGAAGCATGCGGCCGGCAAGGATTTCATCGTGACCGACGCCGGTATGAATGATCTCGTCCGGCCGGCGCTCTACCAGGCCTATCATCGCATTGACGCCGTGGAGTCGATCGAAGGCACCGTCGTCGCCGATGTCGTCGGCCCGATCTGCGAATCGGGGGACTTCTTTGCGAAAGACCGGCCGATGCCTGATGTGGCGGCTGGTGCCTTGCTCGCCGTACACACGGCGGGCGCCTATGGCTACACGATGTCGTCCAACTACAACTCCCGTCCGCGCCCCGCTGAAGTGATGGTGGACGGCGATCGCTTCGCCGTGATCACCGAGCGCGAACGCCTCGAAGACCTCGTACGCCATGAGCGTGCGCACCTCCAGTGGAGAACTGCCTGA
- a CDS encoding PTS sugar transporter subunit IIA has product MELREFFSEDAVQLELQGTSKDEILKELIGLLKLDEKSEGMLFKMLKRRENLGSTGIGRGIAIPHCRSLVVNRLRVAFGRKKDGVDFKAIDDKPVNFFFLIVAPPLEVSNQYLPVLGKIAQFSKESDVPGRLLETSSPAEFMALLEEKRV; this is encoded by the coding sequence ATGGAACTGCGCGAGTTCTTCTCCGAAGACGCTGTCCAGCTCGAGCTTCAGGGTACGAGCAAGGACGAAATTCTCAAGGAACTCATCGGGCTGCTCAAGCTCGATGAAAAATCCGAGGGCATGCTGTTCAAGATGCTCAAGCGGCGCGAAAATCTCGGCTCCACCGGCATTGGCCGTGGAATCGCGATCCCGCATTGCCGCAGCCTTGTCGTCAACCGTCTGCGCGTGGCCTTCGGCCGCAAGAAAGACGGGGTCGACTTCAAGGCCATCGACGACAAGCCCGTCAACTTCTTCTTCCTCATTGTCGCGCCGCCGCTCGAGGTCTCGAACCAATATCTGCCGGTACTGGGAAAGATCGCGCAGTTCAGCAAGGAGAGCGACGTACCGGGCCGCCTGCTGGAGACCAGCTCTCCGGCGGAGTTCATGGCCCTGCTCGAAGAGAAGCGCGTTTAA
- the guaA gene encoding glutamine-hydrolyzing GMP synthase, with the protein MNSRILILDCGSQFTQLIARRVREARVYSEIHPPSKSLEWIRAWKPDGIILSGGPSSVTDVDAPTISRALLDIAPVLGVCYGMQLIAHLEGGAVVGGGRREYGRAEVTIDEPTGLFNGFDAGERTTVWMSHGDHVEQVPPGYVATAHSGHTLAGFRHTTRPIHAVQFHSEVAHTVRGAEIIQNFLFGVCGCTPDWTPGHFIDLEVAKIRELVGDKQVICGLSGGVDSSVAAALVHKAIGDQLTCIFVDTGLLRLHEREQVERTMRAHLGIKLITVRAEDRFLNGLAGEGDPEKKRKIIGHTFIDVFEDASAEAGQGAEFLVQGTLYPDVIESVSAKGGPSATIKTHHNVGGLKPDMKFRLIEPLRELFKDEVRNVGRELGLPEEMVGRHPFPGPGLAIRVLGEVTPYAVDILRRADAIYLEEIRAAGLYQEIWQAFAVFLPVRSVGVMGDGRTYEHVIALRAVTSTDGMTADWFSFPHDVLGRISNRIINEVDGVNRVVYDISSKPPATIEWE; encoded by the coding sequence ATGAACAGCCGTATTCTCATCCTCGATTGCGGATCGCAATTCACGCAGCTGATCGCTCGCCGCGTGCGCGAAGCCCGCGTCTATTCGGAGATTCATCCGCCGTCCAAGTCGCTCGAATGGATCCGGGCGTGGAAGCCGGATGGCATCATTCTGTCCGGCGGACCGAGTTCGGTGACGGATGTCGATGCACCCACGATTTCTCGCGCGCTGCTCGACATCGCGCCTGTGCTCGGCGTGTGCTACGGCATGCAGCTCATCGCGCATCTGGAGGGCGGTGCCGTGGTGGGCGGAGGCCGCCGCGAATACGGCCGCGCGGAAGTCACGATCGACGAGCCGACGGGATTGTTCAACGGCTTTGATGCCGGCGAGCGCACCACGGTGTGGATGAGCCACGGCGATCATGTGGAACAGGTACCGCCGGGCTACGTCGCGACGGCGCACAGCGGCCACACGCTGGCCGGCTTTCGACACACCACGCGTCCGATTCACGCCGTGCAGTTTCACTCTGAGGTGGCGCACACGGTGCGCGGCGCCGAGATCATTCAGAACTTCCTGTTCGGCGTCTGCGGATGCACGCCCGACTGGACGCCGGGCCATTTCATCGATCTGGAGGTCGCGAAGATCCGCGAGCTGGTCGGCGACAAGCAGGTGATCTGCGGCCTGTCCGGCGGTGTGGACTCCAGTGTCGCCGCCGCGCTGGTGCACAAGGCGATCGGTGATCAGCTCACCTGTATCTTCGTGGACACGGGGCTGCTTCGCCTGCACGAGCGCGAGCAGGTGGAACGCACTATGCGCGCACATCTCGGCATCAAGCTGATCACTGTGCGGGCGGAAGATCGGTTCCTGAACGGTCTCGCCGGCGAAGGCGATCCTGAGAAGAAGCGCAAGATCATCGGACACACGTTCATCGACGTGTTCGAAGATGCATCGGCGGAGGCGGGGCAGGGCGCCGAGTTCCTCGTGCAGGGTACGCTGTATCCCGACGTCATCGAGTCGGTGAGCGCGAAGGGCGGACCGTCGGCGACGATCAAGACGCACCACAACGTAGGCGGCCTGAAACCCGATATGAAGTTCCGGCTCATCGAGCCCCTTCGCGAGCTCTTCAAGGATGAAGTGCGAAACGTCGGCCGCGAGCTCGGTCTCCCTGAGGAGATGGTCGGCCGTCATCCCTTCCCGGGACCGGGACTCGCCATTCGTGTGCTTGGCGAAGTGACGCCGTACGCTGTTGATATTCTCCGGCGCGCCGACGCGATTTATCTCGAAGAGATTCGCGCCGCGGGCCTCTATCAAGAGATCTGGCAGGCATTCGCCGTGTTTTTGCCGGTACGCTCGGTTGGTGTGATGGGTGATGGCCGTACGTATGAGCATGTGATCGCACTGCGCGCGGTCACGAGCACCGACGGCATGACGGCCGACTGGTTCTCGTTCCCGCATGACGTGCTCGGACGCATTTCGAATCGGATCATCAACGAGGTTGATGGCGTAAACCGTGTGGTCTACGACATCAGCTCAAAGCCCCCGGCCACGATCGAGTGGGAGTAA
- a CDS encoding MATE family efflux transporter — translation MARIAMPIVFINLGIQAMGVVDALMVGKLGGAAIAAVALGNFYFFNASVFGMGLLCAIDPVVAQAVGAGDHEAVARGVQRGFVLAALVSVVVLLALLPVEWFLLTLDQPADVVKETSVYTYRRALAIVPFFAFNVFRQTLQAMGPVRHILIAAAVANIVNVFVNWLLIFGNAGAPTLGVEGAGYATAISTWVMALVLLALAWPLLRPAIRPWRRETLHWAPFLRMLRIGVPIGVQWFFESFAFGLTALFMGWMGTASLAGHEIALNMAAMTFMVPLGISGAAAAVVGRAIGRGDMPSARRDAVAAIACGGGVMCISGVIFMLAPEWLATRYTTEAATVAVAVSLIPLAGMFQVFDGLQAVTSGVLRGTGDTRVPAILHLVAFWGVGIPLGMYLGFRTPLRERGLWLGLVAGLAAAAVLQSLRVVNRLRLDIRRLVVDQ, via the coding sequence ATGGCGCGCATCGCCATGCCGATCGTGTTCATCAATCTGGGTATTCAGGCCATGGGCGTGGTGGACGCGCTCATGGTTGGCAAGCTCGGTGGTGCGGCGATCGCTGCGGTTGCGTTGGGGAATTTCTATTTCTTCAACGCGAGCGTGTTCGGCATGGGGCTGCTTTGCGCGATCGATCCGGTTGTCGCGCAGGCGGTCGGCGCCGGTGATCACGAGGCCGTCGCGCGCGGCGTGCAGCGCGGGTTTGTCCTCGCGGCCCTCGTGTCCGTAGTCGTACTGCTGGCACTGTTGCCGGTTGAATGGTTTCTGCTGACGCTCGATCAGCCGGCCGATGTGGTGAAGGAAACATCGGTGTATACCTATCGTCGGGCGCTGGCCATCGTGCCGTTCTTTGCGTTCAACGTGTTCAGGCAAACGCTGCAGGCGATGGGGCCTGTCCGCCATATCCTCATCGCCGCGGCGGTGGCGAACATCGTGAACGTGTTCGTGAACTGGTTGTTGATCTTCGGCAATGCGGGTGCGCCGACGCTCGGCGTGGAAGGGGCGGGCTACGCGACCGCGATCTCGACGTGGGTGATGGCGCTGGTGCTGCTCGCGTTGGCGTGGCCACTGTTGCGTCCGGCCATTCGGCCGTGGCGCCGAGAGACGCTGCATTGGGCGCCGTTCCTGCGCATGCTGCGCATTGGTGTGCCGATCGGTGTGCAGTGGTTCTTCGAGAGCTTCGCCTTCGGACTCACGGCGCTCTTCATGGGATGGATGGGCACGGCATCGCTCGCCGGACATGAGATCGCGCTGAACATGGCGGCGATGACGTTCATGGTGCCGCTGGGGATTTCCGGTGCGGCGGCCGCCGTGGTTGGGCGCGCTATCGGCCGCGGCGACATGCCGTCGGCGCGTCGCGACGCGGTGGCGGCCATCGCGTGTGGCGGCGGTGTGATGTGCATCAGCGGCGTGATCTTCATGCTCGCGCCCGAGTGGCTCGCCACGCGCTACACGACGGAAGCCGCCACGGTTGCGGTGGCCGTGTCGTTGATTCCGCTGGCGGGCATGTTTCAGGTCTTCGACGGCCTGCAGGCCGTCACGAGCGGCGTGCTGCGTGGAACGGGCGACACCCGTGTGCCCGCCATCCTGCATCTGGTGGCGTTCTGGGGCGTGGGTATTCCGCTCGGGATGTACCTAGGGTTCCGCACACCGCTGCGCGAACGCGGACTGTGGTTGGGGCTCGTGGCCGGATTGGCCGCTGCCGCAGTCTTACAGAGTCTCCGCGTCGTAAATCGCTTGCGCCTGGATATCCGCCGCCTCGTCGTCGATCAGTGA
- a CDS encoding amidohydrolase family protein, whose amino-acid sequence MRLTTRRTILTLAATTIALTCSFSLSAQTAPSHGVRPARLVIRGATIIEGNGTPAEGPKDIVIEGNRIAQIVSLDSVAIKDGTARRPTGDVIIDATGKYVMPGLINLHGHVQDERGGIAQPLEYQMKLWLGMGITTVRDVSSETPKTIQLRARSLSGDLIGPRLYVYARYAYMPVPRNEVEARQRVRDLKALGVDGLKLFGMDKDVYPAVLDEARKLGLRTAHHMAVDETNAWDAAAGGLTSIEHWYGVPDAAITDGLQNFPSNFNYADEGMRFRYAGRLWREADPTRLQDVLKAMVKGNVAWNPTLDIYEASRDLQRAETQPWFAEYLHPTLDKYFKPDPSNHGSYFANWSSTDEAYWKENYRIWFQAVRDFERFGGVVGAGEDAGFIYQVYGFGLIRELELHQEAGFAPLRVLQHVTANNAKILGEESRLGRVRPGFVADLVVINGNPLEDLKVFYPPRADAAAGPGGGVAWTIKDGIPYDAPRLLREVRELVSSAKRTNGR is encoded by the coding sequence ATGCGCCTGACGACACGTCGTACGATTCTCACGCTGGCCGCGACAACAATCGCGCTTACATGCAGTTTCTCCTTGTCGGCCCAGACGGCACCGTCACACGGCGTCCGTCCGGCGCGCCTGGTGATCCGCGGCGCGACGATCATCGAGGGCAACGGCACGCCGGCGGAGGGGCCTAAGGATATCGTGATCGAAGGGAACCGCATCGCGCAGATCGTGTCGCTCGATTCTGTCGCGATCAAGGACGGCACGGCGCGACGTCCCACGGGCGACGTGATCATCGATGCGACGGGCAAGTACGTGATGCCGGGGCTCATCAATCTGCACGGCCATGTGCAGGACGAGCGCGGTGGTATCGCGCAGCCGCTCGAGTATCAGATGAAGCTCTGGCTCGGCATGGGCATCACGACAGTGCGTGACGTGTCGAGCGAAACGCCGAAGACGATTCAGTTGCGGGCGCGCAGTCTCAGCGGCGACCTGATCGGCCCCCGGCTGTATGTCTACGCGCGTTATGCGTACATGCCGGTGCCGCGCAATGAGGTCGAGGCACGCCAGCGCGTACGTGACCTCAAGGCGCTCGGTGTCGACGGGCTCAAGCTGTTCGGCATGGACAAAGATGTCTATCCGGCGGTACTCGATGAAGCCCGTAAGCTTGGACTGCGCACGGCCCATCACATGGCGGTTGACGAGACCAATGCCTGGGATGCCGCCGCGGGTGGCTTGACGAGCATCGAGCACTGGTACGGCGTACCGGACGCGGCGATCACCGATGGACTGCAGAACTTTCCGTCGAACTTCAATTACGCCGATGAGGGCATGCGCTTCCGCTACGCGGGGCGGTTGTGGCGCGAGGCGGATCCGACGCGGCTGCAGGACGTGCTGAAGGCCATGGTGAAGGGCAACGTCGCCTGGAATCCGACGCTCGATATCTACGAGGCCAGCCGCGACCTGCAGCGGGCGGAAACGCAGCCGTGGTTCGCCGAGTATCTGCATCCCACGCTCGACAAGTATTTCAAACCCGATCCTTCGAACCACGGCTCGTACTTCGCGAATTGGAGCAGCACCGACGAAGCGTATTGGAAGGAGAACTACCGCATCTGGTTTCAGGCCGTGCGCGATTTCGAACGGTTTGGCGGCGTCGTCGGTGCGGGAGAGGACGCCGGCTTCATCTACCAGGTGTACGGATTCGGCTTGATCCGTGAACTCGAGCTGCATCAGGAGGCCGGATTCGCGCCGCTGCGCGTGTTGCAGCATGTCACGGCGAACAATGCCAAGATCCTTGGCGAAGAGTCGCGTCTTGGCCGCGTGCGCCCCGGGTTCGTGGCCGATCTGGTGGTGATCAACGGCAACCCGCTCGAAGACCTCAAGGTGTTCTATCCGCCGCGCGCGGATGCGGCGGCCGGTCCCGGTGGCGGTGTGGCGTGGACGATCAAGGACGGCATTCCCTACGATGCGCCGCGCCTGCTTCGCGAGGTGCGCGAGTTGGTGTCCTCGGCGAAGCGCACCAACGGCCGTTGA
- the dusB gene encoding tRNA dihydrouridine synthase DusB: MSRKTFPFRVPHSVPLYLAPMAGVSESPFRRLCHSHGADVVVTEFLSAEGIRRENEATISKLRFSPDEHPIGVQIFGADPAAMADAAAVVTDLFMPDFVDINFGCPVKKVVRRNGGSGCLRDLDLVQEIIRAVSKATPLPVTCKIRSGWSEEMRDPVGIALRCQDAGARVLALHARTRTQMYTGQANWDEIAKVAEALDIPVLGNGDIKTAADAKRMLDHTKADGIMLGRGSYGQPWVFKQARALFEGLPVPETPGVHERFAIALDHARLVQGYEVDAIGAALEFRKHLGWYVKGLPNSADLRKLLHQVRDFSEVEEIFSNYLLHYEEYRAQRLAASDPDVSDLTCEAA, from the coding sequence ATGTCCCGTAAGACGTTTCCATTCCGTGTGCCCCATTCGGTGCCACTCTATCTCGCGCCGATGGCTGGCGTGTCGGAATCTCCCTTCCGACGGCTGTGCCATTCGCATGGCGCCGACGTGGTGGTGACGGAGTTCCTGTCGGCTGAGGGCATCCGTCGCGAGAACGAAGCCACGATCAGCAAACTGCGTTTTTCGCCCGATGAGCACCCGATCGGCGTGCAGATCTTCGGTGCCGATCCCGCCGCTATGGCCGACGCGGCCGCCGTGGTGACGGACCTGTTCATGCCGGACTTCGTCGATATCAATTTCGGCTGCCCGGTCAAGAAGGTCGTGCGCCGGAATGGTGGGTCGGGATGTCTGCGCGATTTGGACCTGGTACAGGAAATCATACGGGCTGTCTCGAAGGCCACGCCGCTGCCGGTCACGTGCAAGATTCGCAGCGGCTGGAGCGAGGAGATGCGCGACCCGGTTGGCATTGCGTTGCGTTGTCAGGACGCGGGCGCTCGCGTGCTCGCGTTGCACGCGCGCACCCGGACGCAGATGTACACCGGGCAGGCGAACTGGGACGAGATCGCCAAGGTGGCGGAAGCGCTCGACATCCCGGTGTTGGGTAACGGCGACATCAAGACGGCGGCCGACGCCAAGCGCATGCTCGACCATACGAAGGCCGACGGCATCATGCTGGGGCGCGGCTCGTACGGCCAGCCGTGGGTGTTCAAGCAGGCCCGCGCGCTCTTCGAGGGCCTGCCCGTGCCGGAAACGCCCGGTGTGCACGAGCGCTTCGCCATCGCGCTCGATCACGCCCGTTTGGTGCAGGGCTACGAGGTGGACGCGATCGGCGCCGCGCTCGAGTTCCGTAAGCACCTTGGTTGGTATGTGAAGGGGCTCCCGAATTCGGCCGACCTGCGGAAGCTGTTGCATCAGGTGCGCGACTTCAGCGAGGTCGAGGAGATCTTCTCGAATTACCTGCTCCACTACGAGGAGTACCGGGCGCAGCGGCTGGCGGCCAGCGACCCGGACGTGTCGGATCTGACCTGCGAAGCCGCCTGA